A part of Halobaculum sp. MBLA0143 genomic DNA contains:
- a CDS encoding ribose 1,5-bisphosphate isomerase, with product MSDETALHPELRETADRIAEMEIRGAATIAGAAVEALATQARESAVDDPTAFRRQQRRAGRHLYDTRPTAVSLPNALRYVLDRMDGDSVAALRESVVSAAGEFTERLSRAQSDLGEIGANRLRDGDTVMTHCHSTDALACVEAAVDQGKELSAVVKETRPRRQGHITAERLRELGVDVTLIVDSAARRYLDDVDHVLVGADSIAADGSVINKIGTSGLAVNARERGVPIVVAAQTIKLHPETLTGQTVEIEMREESEVIDRETREEIGELTVDNPAFDVTPPRYVDAIVTESGQFPPETIVTLMRELFGESAARPWEEREE from the coding sequence ATGAGCGACGAGACGGCACTCCACCCGGAGCTGCGGGAGACGGCCGACCGGATCGCCGAGATGGAGATCCGCGGCGCGGCGACCATCGCCGGCGCCGCGGTAGAGGCGTTGGCCACACAGGCCCGCGAGTCGGCGGTCGACGACCCGACTGCGTTCCGGCGGCAACAACGTCGCGCCGGGCGACACCTGTACGACACCCGTCCGACGGCGGTGTCGCTCCCGAACGCGCTCCGGTACGTGTTGGATCGGATGGACGGCGACAGCGTCGCGGCGCTGCGGGAGTCGGTCGTCTCCGCGGCCGGCGAGTTCACCGAGCGACTCTCCCGGGCCCAGTCGGACCTGGGTGAGATCGGTGCCAACCGACTCCGCGACGGGGACACGGTGATGACGCACTGTCACTCCACCGACGCGCTGGCGTGTGTCGAAGCCGCCGTCGACCAGGGGAAGGAGCTGTCTGCGGTCGTCAAGGAGACTCGCCCGCGTCGGCAGGGCCACATCACCGCCGAACGACTCCGTGAGCTGGGCGTCGACGTGACGTTGATCGTCGACTCCGCCGCCAGACGCTACCTGGACGACGTCGACCACGTCCTCGTCGGCGCCGACTCCATCGCCGCCGACGGCTCGGTCATCAACAAGATCGGCACCTCCGGACTGGCGGTCAACGCCCGCGAACGAGGGGTCCCGATCGTGGTCGCGGCCCAGACGATCAAGCTCCACCCGGAGACGCTGACGGGCCAGACCGTCGAGATCGAGATGCGCGAGGAGTCGGAGGTGATCGACCGGGAGACCCGCGAGGAGATCGGCGAGCTCACCGTCGACAACCCCGCCTTCGACGTGACCCCGCCGCGGTACGTCGACGCCATCGTCACCGAGAGCGGCCAGTTCCCGCCCGAGACCATCGTCACACTGATGCGAGAGCTGTTCGGGGAGTCTGCCGCGCGGCCGTGGGAGGAGCGCGAGGAGTAA
- a CDS encoding carbohydrate kinase family protein — protein sequence MTDVLCAGHVNWDVTLRVAELPAPDGEVQLRGTAEAGGGSAANVAVNLAGLGATAAVFGSTGDDETGERARRELVASGVETHLVRADGETAVKYLIVDGNGEVMVLSGDGENEAFRAADLPPAALETDVCHLTSQAPSVAAGLTERARDHGATVSLAPGRRIADRDFSAALSRAALVFVNEREAAALGTEPWGDGLRPDAALVVTLGDDGAAVHTRDRTVEHPGFEATPLDTTGAGDAFAAGYLAARGGSLPDAVLAAARENVDDPGPRLPGDTAAGDDGVGVRAALAVANACGAVASRALGARAALTPQRLLDVIE from the coding sequence GTGACCGACGTACTGTGTGCGGGCCACGTCAACTGGGACGTGACCCTCAGAGTGGCGGAGCTGCCGGCGCCGGACGGCGAGGTGCAGCTGCGCGGGACGGCGGAGGCGGGCGGCGGCAGCGCCGCCAACGTCGCGGTGAACCTCGCGGGGCTGGGAGCGACGGCGGCCGTCTTCGGCTCGACCGGCGACGACGAGACGGGCGAGCGGGCGCGCCGCGAACTCGTCGCCTCCGGCGTGGAGACACACCTCGTCCGTGCCGACGGGGAGACGGCGGTGAAGTACCTGATCGTCGACGGGAACGGCGAGGTGATGGTGTTGTCCGGCGACGGCGAGAACGAGGCGTTCCGGGCGGCCGACCTCCCGCCGGCGGCGTTGGAGACCGACGTGTGTCACCTGACGAGCCAGGCGCCGTCGGTGGCGGCGGGGCTGACCGAGCGGGCGCGGGACCACGGCGCGACGGTGAGTCTGGCCCCGGGGCGTCGGATCGCCGACCGGGACTTCTCGGCGGCACTGTCGCGGGCGGCTCTCGTCTTCGTCAACGAACGGGAGGCGGCGGCGCTCGGGACGGAGCCGTGGGGCGACGGCCTCCGCCCGGACGCGGCGCTGGTCGTCACACTCGGCGACGACGGGGCGGCGGTCCACACCCGCGACCGAACCGTCGAACACCCCGGGTTCGAGGCGACGCCGTTGGACACGACCGGCGCGGGCGACGCCTTCGCCGCGGGCTACCTCGCCGCTCGCGGCGGCAGCCTCCCGGACGCCGTTCTCGCGGCCGCCCGCGAGAACGTCGACGACCCGGGGCCGAGGCTCCCGGGAGACACGGCCGCCGGCGACGACGGCGTCGGCGTCCGAGCGGCGCTGGCGGTCGCCAACGCCTGTGGCGCCGTCGCCTCCCGGGCGCTCGGCGCGCGGGCCGCGCTCACCCCCCAGCGGCTGCTGGACGTGATCGAGTAG
- a CDS encoding 5-methyltetrahydropteroyltriglutamate--homocysteine methyltransferase — MTNIVATTAGLYPLPDPAKRELSELKGHQKGDLISGDEGEAVAAAYETARETVIADQVAAGLDRIVEGQLRWDDMLAHPLVLADGVETGGIVRYYDNNNFYRDPRIVDELSASGDVGAELTAATELLDEETAFDTPDGQVPAFDGDTAASLQAVLPGPYTLADLATDEYYDDDAELLAAVAELLADEIASFPAHGTLFLAEPSYVVNPPGDGVDERASAAIDTVASATDADVVVDSYWAAFEEKPYAHLLDADIDAVGFDFVAADREANRYCINEYGATDDVALGLVDGQNTLVEDSETVADRVAWVHDQTPQADFETTYVSQNTETFYLPVNRHREKLTALADGVELARERLETEVTA, encoded by the coding sequence ATGACGAACATCGTCGCGACGACGGCGGGACTGTACCCGCTTCCGGATCCTGCGAAACGAGAGCTGTCGGAGCTGAAGGGCCACCAGAAGGGTGACCTGATCTCCGGCGACGAGGGGGAGGCGGTCGCGGCCGCCTACGAGACGGCACGCGAGACGGTGATCGCCGACCAGGTCGCAGCCGGGTTGGATCGGATCGTGGAGGGACAGCTCCGCTGGGACGACATGCTCGCGCACCCACTCGTCCTCGCCGACGGGGTGGAGACGGGTGGCATCGTCCGGTACTACGACAACAACAACTTCTACCGCGACCCACGGATCGTCGACGAACTGTCGGCGTCGGGCGACGTGGGCGCGGAGTTGACGGCCGCGACGGAGCTGTTGGACGAGGAGACGGCGTTCGACACGCCCGACGGCCAGGTGCCGGCGTTCGACGGCGACACCGCAGCCAGCCTCCAGGCCGTGCTCCCGGGGCCGTACACGCTGGCCGACCTGGCGACGGACGAGTACTACGACGACGACGCGGAGTTGCTGGCGGCGGTCGCGGAGCTTCTGGCCGACGAGATCGCGTCGTTCCCGGCCCACGGGACGTTGTTCCTGGCGGAGCCGAGCTACGTCGTGAACCCGCCCGGCGACGGGGTCGACGAGCGCGCCAGCGCGGCCATCGACACGGTCGCGTCGGCCACGGACGCCGACGTAGTGGTCGACAGCTACTGGGCGGCGTTCGAGGAGAAACCGTACGCCCACCTCCTGGACGCGGACATCGACGCCGTCGGCTTCGACTTCGTCGCCGCCGACCGCGAGGCGAACCGGTACTGTATCAACGAGTACGGCGCGACTGACGACGTGGCGCTGGGGCTGGTCGACGGCCAGAACACGCTCGTCGAGGACTCGGAGACCGTCGCCGACCGGGTCGCCTGGGTCCACGACCAGACGCCACAGGCCGACTTCGAGACGACGTACGTCTCACAGAACACGGAGACGTTCTACCTCCCGGTGAACCGTCACCGGGAGAAGCTGACGGCGCTGGCAGACGGCGTCGAACTGGCGCGCGAGCGCCTGGAGACGGAGGTGACAGCATGA
- a CDS encoding methionine synthase, whose product MSRNPENREQFRPTNHPNDHFLMTTVVGSYKKPTWLNRARDQFEDDETRFGESDWAEAKDDAARIVTNEHERAGLDVVVDGEVRRNEMVEYFAERIDGYEFNGPVKVWGHNTFRKPSVVDEVGYAEPWLVDEFEFVDEVAQRPVKVPITGPYTLARWAFDEQYDSTAELTYELADLVNHEVERLVEAGARYVQIDEPALAQHVDDHAIVGEALERIVDGIPEEVRIGLHVCYGDYSRIYPEINEFPVDEFDVELCNGDYEQVEVFADGNFAPDLALGVVDAHTAEVESVAEIEANIEHGFEIVPPEKLTVSPDCGLKLLPREIAYGKMENLVEAARNVEERLDAGEIDVATPTPTAD is encoded by the coding sequence ATGAGCCGCAACCCCGAGAACCGCGAACAGTTCCGCCCGACGAACCACCCGAACGACCACTTCCTCATGACCACCGTCGTGGGGTCGTACAAGAAGCCGACGTGGCTGAATCGCGCCCGCGACCAGTTCGAGGACGACGAGACCCGGTTCGGCGAGTCCGACTGGGCGGAGGCGAAAGACGACGCCGCGCGGATCGTCACGAACGAACACGAACGCGCCGGCTTGGACGTGGTCGTCGACGGCGAGGTGCGGCGCAACGAGATGGTGGAGTACTTCGCCGAACGGATCGACGGCTACGAGTTCAACGGACCCGTGAAGGTGTGGGGACACAACACCTTCCGGAAGCCGTCCGTCGTCGACGAGGTGGGGTACGCGGAGCCGTGGCTCGTCGACGAGTTCGAGTTCGTCGACGAGGTGGCCCAGCGCCCCGTGAAGGTGCCGATCACGGGCCCGTACACGCTCGCCCGGTGGGCCTTCGACGAACAGTACGACAGCACTGCGGAGCTGACCTACGAGCTCGCCGACCTCGTCAACCACGAAGTCGAACGACTCGTCGAGGCGGGCGCTCGCTACGTCCAGATCGACGAGCCGGCGCTGGCCCAACACGTCGACGACCACGCTATCGTCGGCGAGGCGCTGGAACGGATCGTCGACGGCATCCCCGAGGAGGTTCGGATCGGCCTCCACGTCTGTTACGGGGACTACTCGCGGATCTACCCGGAGATCAACGAGTTCCCGGTCGACGAGTTCGACGTGGAGCTGTGTAACGGGGACTACGAACAGGTCGAGGTGTTCGCCGACGGGAACTTCGCGCCGGACCTCGCGCTCGGCGTCGTGGACGCCCACACGGCCGAGGTGGAGTCCGTCGCGGAGATCGAAGCCAACATCGAACACGGCTTCGAGATCGTCCCGCCGGAGAAGCTCACCGTCTCGCCGGACTGCGGGCTGAAGCTGCTCCCGCGGGAGATCGCCTACGGGAAGATGGAGAACCTCGTAGAGGCTGCCCGGAACGTCGAGGAACGGCTCGACGCGGGCGAGATCGACGTGGCGACGCCGACGCCGACGGCCGACTGA
- a CDS encoding valine--tRNA ligase, whose protein sequence is MSTPEHPTEETDGADAPDPDLTGEYDPETAETKWRDHWVETGTYQFGDGDVDPDTAYTVDTPPPTVSGSLHMGHLYGHTLQDFAARFHRMFDGDALFPFGYDDNGIASELLTEQELDIHHSDYTRREFQEKTREVCREYEQSFTEELQSLGVSVDWSRTYKTIEPRVQRTSQLSFLDLYEKGREYRERAPTIWCPDCETAISQVEMEEEKRDSEFVDVAFSLAELGSEAPENPEREESDYAVPTAPGDEIVISTTRPELLPACVAMFVHPEDDANAHLVGGTAEVPLFGHEVPIYADDRVEADTGTGIVMCCTFGDQTDIEWYQAHDLDLRVAIDESATMTDLAGDYEGLSTEAARAEIKTDLEDTGALLAHDPIEHVVQVHERSCDAPVEYLVTEQWYVELLDHKEKYLEAGRQMDWYPEKMFSRYEHWIDGLEWDWCISRQRDSGIPFPVWYCADCDEEILADPDRLPVDPLVDEPEVDACPACGGETFEPEEDVFDTWATSSLTPLINAGWDYDDDAGEIRFDEPGLYPMDLRPQGHDIVSFWLFHTVVKCVEHTGEVPFDAVLINGWVLDENREKMSSSRGNVVLPSNVMDQYPTDAIRYWASGYSVGDDFPYKTNELRQGEKLIQKLWNASKLVSELAATEPSEPETLEPVDEWLLSKLDDVIETSAAHFREHEYAKARTELRTFFWDTFCDNYLELAKQRDGAAASTSFTLRTVHETVLRLFAPILPFVTEEVWTAAYGDGGESVHRQSWPEPRGYDAPLAPGERAMAVVSALRSFKSDNGLALNADLAAVDVYGDVAGFEDTVASVMHVEELSAYPDETAPQATAEITGIDLDYATVGPKYGDTVGDIEGAIGTEEYELDDGRLHAAGETLAPEEFEVVETHSYDGEGELVETDEVVMVVRVDE, encoded by the coding sequence ATGAGTACACCGGAACACCCGACAGAGGAGACTGACGGGGCGGACGCTCCCGACCCCGACCTCACCGGGGAGTACGACCCGGAGACGGCAGAGACGAAGTGGCGCGATCACTGGGTCGAGACGGGGACGTACCAGTTCGGCGACGGGGACGTCGACCCAGACACGGCGTACACGGTCGACACACCGCCGCCGACGGTGTCCGGGAGCCTCCACATGGGCCACCTGTACGGCCACACGCTCCAGGACTTCGCCGCCCGCTTCCACCGGATGTTCGACGGGGACGCCCTGTTCCCGTTCGGCTACGACGACAACGGGATCGCCTCCGAGCTGTTGACGGAACAGGAGCTGGACATCCACCACTCCGACTACACCCGCCGGGAGTTCCAGGAGAAGACCCGCGAGGTGTGTCGGGAGTACGAACAGAGCTTCACCGAGGAGCTCCAGTCGCTGGGGGTGTCCGTCGACTGGTCGCGGACGTACAAGACGATCGAGCCGCGGGTCCAACGCACCTCACAGCTGTCGTTCCTCGACCTCTACGAGAAGGGGCGAGAGTACCGCGAACGGGCGCCGACGATCTGGTGTCCGGACTGTGAGACGGCCATCTCCCAGGTGGAGATGGAAGAGGAGAAGCGCGACTCGGAGTTCGTCGACGTCGCGTTCAGCCTCGCGGAACTGGGGTCGGAGGCGCCCGAGAACCCGGAACGGGAGGAGAGCGACTACGCGGTGCCGACGGCGCCGGGCGACGAGATCGTCATCTCGACGACGCGACCGGAGCTCCTGCCGGCGTGTGTCGCCATGTTCGTCCACCCAGAAGACGACGCCAACGCACACCTCGTCGGCGGTACCGCCGAGGTCCCCCTGTTCGGCCACGAGGTGCCGATCTACGCCGACGACCGCGTCGAGGCCGACACCGGCACCGGGATCGTCATGTGCTGTACGTTCGGCGACCAGACGGACATCGAGTGGTACCAGGCCCACGACCTGGATCTGCGGGTCGCCATCGACGAGTCCGCGACGATGACGGACCTGGCGGGCGACTACGAGGGGTTGTCGACGGAGGCGGCTCGTGCGGAGATCAAGACCGACCTGGAGGACACTGGCGCACTGTTGGCCCACGACCCGATCGAGCACGTCGTCCAGGTCCACGAGCGGTCCTGTGACGCCCCCGTCGAGTACCTCGTCACGGAGCAGTGGTACGTCGAACTGCTCGATCACAAGGAGAAGTACCTGGAGGCCGGTCGGCAGATGGACTGGTACCCGGAGAAGATGTTCTCCCGGTACGAACACTGGATCGACGGGCTGGAGTGGGACTGGTGTATCTCCCGGCAGCGCGACTCCGGTATCCCGTTCCCGGTGTGGTACTGTGCGGACTGCGACGAGGAGATCCTCGCGGATCCGGACCGGCTCCCGGTCGACCCGTTGGTCGACGAGCCGGAGGTCGACGCCTGCCCGGCCTGTGGCGGAGAGACGTTCGAGCCCGAAGAGGACGTGTTCGACACCTGGGCCACCTCCTCGCTCACCCCGCTGATCAACGCCGGCTGGGACTACGACGACGACGCTGGCGAGATTCGGTTCGACGAGCCGGGGCTGTACCCGATGGACCTCCGGCCGCAGGGCCACGACATCGTCTCGTTCTGGCTGTTCCACACGGTCGTCAAGTGTGTCGAACACACCGGGGAGGTGCCGTTCGACGCGGTCCTGATCAACGGCTGGGTGTTGGACGAGAACCGCGAGAAGATGTCTTCCTCGCGGGGCAACGTCGTCCTCCCGTCGAACGTGATGGACCAGTACCCGACGGACGCCATCCGTTACTGGGCGTCCGGTTACTCCGTCGGCGACGACTTCCCGTACAAGACCAACGAACTCCGGCAGGGCGAGAAGCTGATCCAGAAGCTCTGGAACGCCTCGAAGCTCGTCTCGGAGTTGGCGGCCACAGAGCCGTCGGAGCCGGAGACGCTGGAGCCGGTCGACGAGTGGCTGTTGTCGAAGCTGGACGACGTGATCGAGACCTCCGCCGCCCACTTCCGCGAACACGAGTACGCCAAAGCCCGGACGGAGCTGCGGACGTTCTTCTGGGACACGTTCTGTGACAACTACCTCGAACTGGCGAAGCAACGCGACGGCGCGGCGGCGTCCACGAGCTTCACGCTCCGGACGGTCCACGAGACGGTGTTGCGGCTGTTCGCGCCGATCCTCCCGTTCGTCACGGAGGAGGTGTGGACCGCAGCCTACGGTGACGGCGGCGAGAGCGTCCACCGCCAGTCCTGGCCGGAACCGCGGGGGTACGACGCCCCGCTGGCCCCCGGCGAGCGGGCGATGGCCGTCGTGTCGGCGCTGCGGTCGTTCAAGAGCGACAACGGGCTGGCGCTGAACGCCGACTTGGCGGCCGTCGACGTGTACGGTGACGTGGCCGGGTTCGAGGACACCGTCGCCAGCGTCATGCACGTCGAGGAGTTGTCGGCGTACCCGGACGAGACCGCCCCACAGGCCACCGCGGAGATCACCGGGATCGACCTCGACTACGCGACCGTCGGCCCGAAGTACGGCGACACGGTCGGTGACATCGAGGGCGCCATCGGCACAGAGGAGTACGAGCTCGACGACGGCCGACTCCACGCCGCCGGCGAGACGCTGGCGCCCGAGGAGTTCGAGGTCGTCGAGACGCACAGCTACGACGGGGAGGGTGAACTGGTCGAGACGGACGAAGTCGTGATGGTCGTCCGGGTCGACGAGTAA